One window from the genome of Sesamum indicum cultivar Zhongzhi No. 13 linkage group LG15, S_indicum_v1.0, whole genome shotgun sequence encodes:
- the LOC105177240 gene encoding NAP1-related protein 2 yields the protein MVSNRAKKSRTAAADDDHQFERDDMLLAIEKLQEAQEELEKVNEEANEKILEIEQKYNEMREPVYAKRNEVISSIPDFWLTAFMNHPTLGDLLTEEDQKIFKYLDSLEVEDFKDPRKGYCITFNFKANPYFENTELTKTIKFFDEGTLRSTGTTIRWKEGKGPLDACNDPRKGNKRPLNLSSFFSWFGFPPEGTVEVEQDVVAELIKEDLWPNPIEHLNNEDDEDYTEDDDEEEEDGDEGDEDDNDEGDEDGCGNDDE from the exons ATGGTGTCTAACAGGGCGAAGAAATCAAGAACTGCTGCGGCGGATGACGATCATCAATTTGAGCGTGATGACATGCTTCTCGCCATCGAAAAGCTTCAGGAAGCGCAAGAGGAGCTTGAGAAG GTTAACGAAGAAGCCAACGAGAAGATATTGGAAATTGAGCAGAAATACAATGAGATGAGAGAGCCCGTTTATGCCAAAAGAAATGAGGTCATCAGTTCTATTCCGGACTTCTGGTTAACTGCT TTCATGAATCATCCTACACTTGGAGATTTGCTGACAGAGGAAGATCAAAAG ATATTTAAGTATTTGGATTCTCTTGAGGTCGAGGACTTTAAAGACCCCAGAAAGGGTTATTGCATCACATTT AATTTCAAGGCCAAcccatattttgaaaatactgAGCTCACGAAGACCATTAAGTTCTTTGATGAAGGCACACTAAGGTCAACTGGTACAACCATCAGGTGGAAGGAGGGCAAG GGTCCTTTGGATGCCTGTAACGATCccagaaaaggaaacaaacgaCCACTAAATCTGAGCAG CTTCTTTAGTTGGTTCGGCTTTCCGCCAGAGGGTACAGTGGAGGTGGAGCAGGACGTG GTGGCGGAGTTAATCAAGGAAGACTTATGGCCCAATCCAATTGAACATCTCAACAAT GAAGATGATGAAGACTACactgaagatgatgatgaggaggaggaggatggTGATGAG GGAGACGAGGATGACAATGATGAAGGTGATGAAGATGGCTGCGGGAATGATGACGAATGA
- the LOC105177241 gene encoding non-specific lipid-transfer protein AP10 produces MKGVALIFVVVLAVVSLAATPGEAISCGDVQGSLAPCLAYLTGGGEPSSSCCGGVRSLAGSLQSQQDRQTACYCMKSAASSFNVRSDAASNLPGKCGVSIGMTVTPDIDCSKVS; encoded by the exons ATGAAGGGAGTGGCTTTGATTTTTGTGGTGGTTCTGGCGGTGGTTTCACTGGCGGCAACGCCAG GGGAGGCCATATCATGTGGCGACGTGCAGGGCTCCCTGGCGCCGTGTCTGGCTTACCTCACCGGAGGTGGCGAACCATCCTCCTCGTGCTGCGGTGGTGTGAGGAGCCTGGCGGGAAGTCTCCAATCTCAGCAGGACAGGCAAACGGCGTGCTACTGCATGAAGTCCGCCGCCTCCAGCTTCAATGTTCGCTCCGACGCCGCGTCCAACCTCCCCGGAAAATGTGGTGTTTCCATCGGAATGACCGTTACTCCCGATATTGACTGCAGCAA GGTTTCTTAG